CGGCGGAGAAATCGGTATTGATATGGGCATCGTTCGTTTTGCTACTTTGTCCAACGGCGAATATTTTGAACCGATTAACGCATTTAAGAACCTAAAAGGCAAATTAGCTAAACTACAAAAACGTTTCAAAAACAAGACCAAATTTTCTAAAAATTGGCAAAAGTTAAAAGCCAAAATTGCCAAATTGCACCATAAAATCAGCAATATCCGTAAAAACTACTTGCATCAAATCAGCAGCCAAATCAGCAAAAACCACGCGATTGTGTACGTTGAAGATTTGCAAGTGGCGAATATGTCTAAATCGGCAAAAGGTAATGCTGAACAACATGGCAAAAATGTGAAACAGAAATCAGGCTTAAATCGGGCGATTTTAGACCAGTCTTGGGCGGAATTTAGGCGACAGTTAGCGCATAAATTGGCTTGGAATGGTGGGTTTTTGTTTGCTGTTCCGCCACAAAATACCAGCCGATGTTGTCCTAGTTGCGGACATACGACAAAAGACAACCGCCAAACGCAGGCGAATTTTGAATGCGTAGAGTGTGGCTATCAAAACAATGCCGATGTTGTTGGTGCAATCAATGTGTTAAAACGTGGGCAAGCCATTCAGGCTGCCTGAAAAACAAAAATCAGGGCAGGACGTGTCCGTAGCGCGTGTGAAGTGAACAATGCAGTCAGGTTGTCAGCAGCACGAACCCACCGAAGCGAGTTGGTAGAACATCACTAACCGCCGTAGGAATCTCCTTGCTTTAGCAAGGGGAGGATGTCAATATAGTAGTCTCTACAAAAGATCGTCTGAAAATCAATTTTCAGACAATCTCTTCACACCTATTAAACTTCTTGATGGGTAGAGTAGAAGACAATTTTCGTCAACATCTACTTCTTCCGGGCAGAGAGATACAGCAGTTTAATGGCGCGTCAAACACTATTATACTGAACTACTTTCCGCTCAAGCCCGCACCGCAGCTTGCAGCAGCCTCCACTAAATCTTAATTTTGTTAACAATATGGATTCGCTCAGCTTCGCTCACGTCTTGCCGGAGACAAGCACGCGGCCATGTATGCAAAAATTTAAGACTGCTGCATGATCATTAATCCCAAAGGTATTCCAAAAATAATTGTCCAAACTGGTTATCGGAACAGGAGCGCGATTGAAGTGTAACGCGAAATTTCAGGCAATCTGCATACCTCGCAATGACTGTGGCTGTCTAAACCCCGCCATTTCAGGAATGAACCATGCCCAACACCCCCATCTCATCCGAACATCCCCACGACAGCACCCTATCCCCCTGCATGCTCACCGACTGGACATTCACGTGCTACCACACGCCCGGTAAATCCGAGTATGCCGTGGTGTACGGCACAGTCGTCCAAGATGGTTCGGGACGTTTTACCGCAGGCAGCCGAATCCGCACCTCGCCCGTTACCCTATGGGCGGCACCGCTGGCTCATACGCACAACTCGGTATATTGCCTGCCGGAAGGTGCAGGTTGCTTTTGCGACCTGCCTGCAACCTTGCAGCCTGCCATCGACTGTTTGGGTATCGACCCTGCCGAAGCGGCCGTTATCCTGCAAAACGCCTTCATGCAGCCTGCACATACCTTGCCTGAAACCGCCTGTTTCGGCGTTCCGGTGATGCAGCCGGCAGGACAGGGCGATTGTCCGGTCGTCATGGAACGCCACATCGCCGAATTGCCGTTCTACCTGTTTTGGCGGGACAGCAGCATCGGTTCGGCCCAAAGCCTGATAGACGGACAAGCCGCCGTGTTTCTGCACGATTGGAACGCATTCTGCCGACGGTTTGTTCGTACCGGCAGACACCGCGGCCAAACCGGCCACACAGGCGACAAAGCCGCAGATGGCCAATACAGCTATTTCGGCCTGCCGATTGTGCATACGCCAGGACAAGACAATGCCCCTGCCGTACCGGAAGCCGACATCGCCAAACTACCGTTTTACACCTATTGGCACACCGCCTGCGCTTCCGATGTGCACCGGTTAGCAGACGGCAAACGCGTTGTGCCCCTTGCCGATTGGGAAGCCTTCTGCCAACGGTTGGTATTGACCGGCAGATAGGCGGGCAAAAAAAGTGCAGGCTGCTTTTTATCGCCCCAACTCCGTTTCAGACGACCTCTAAAGCAGCCTGCACCTTATTTTTCATTGTCAGATGACCAGAAACCGAGTATCCCATGCCTCAAACCTATTTCACAGCCGACTGGCACTTCTCCCATCCCAACATCGCCCGATACTGCCCGCAATTTCGCCTGCAAAGCGATAACGCCGACGAGTTGAACGAATACCTGATCGACTGCTGGAACCGCGTCGTTACCCCGCAAGACACTGTGTACAACCTCGGCGATGTCTGCTTTGCCAAAAATCCCGCACACATCGAAGCCGTGCTGCAACGGCTTAACGGGCAACACCATTTGATTTACGGCAACCACGACTACCTGATTCGGCAAAACGAAGCACATTTCCTCAACACGCGCAAAGCCGACGGCCATCCGTTGCTCTCGTCCGCCAGCCATTACCTGCGGCTCAAACTGCCCGAAATCGGCAATACCGCGATTTTGTGCCACTATCCCTTATACGAATGGGACGGCATCCACCACGGCCTATACCACCTCTACGGCCATCTGCACGACCGCATGGCCGCCGTCAAAGGGCGTGCCCTCAATGTCGGCTGGGATATGCACGGCCGTTTCCTGACCGAACAAGATATTGACAGCTTCCTGCGCGACCTCCCTGCCGTTCAGTATTTCGACGACAAGCAAAACGTTATTGTCGGCAACAGCACGGAAGATGCGGCTGCAAAAGTTCGGGCGAGATTGACAGCATTGAATGAATGAGCTTTTATTTTAGAGATGAATTTTCAGGTAGCCTTGAGTAGTGCAGGCTGCCTGAAAAACAGTCGGCAAAACAAAAGGACGGGTTTTCAATCCGTCCTTTTTGCATCAGCAATACCGCCAAGTGTCCCGCATGAAATGAATGATCTCGTTTAACGGCACAGGCGTAAGCGTAAACTGCTTGTCCCTCCTGTTGTGTAGGAAAACGTTGCGTTGTTTACACCACAGGTTGAGAAAAATAAGCCTGCAAGACCTCAAACGGCGTATCGCCGTTCAAACTGCGGTGCGGCTTCACAGTGTTATAGAAATTAACAAAGCGGCACAACTCCTTTCGCCGGTGTTCCGGACTCTCAAACGACTGTTTCTCATGCCACATCTCCATCAGGATGCGGATAACCCGTTCCGCCTTACCGTTGGTCTGCGGACGGGCAACCCGGGTAAACTTTTGACCAATCCCGTTCTCATAACAAGCTACACCGAAAGCATGGTTGGCCGAGCCTTTATATTCCGTACCGTTGTCGGAGTAAACGCACTCAATCAGGTATGGGCAGGGATCAATCAGGTGTTCAGTCAGAAACTTGGCGGCACTGTCTGCAGTTTTGTCCGGCAAAATGGCGGCGTATAGCTCCCTTGAGAAATCGTTGATGGCAACAAACAGGTAATCCCGCTTATCGGTGGCTTTCTGCCCTTTGAGCAGCGGCAGCCGTTTGGTATCGAGATGTACCAGCTCTCCGGGGTAGGATTTATTGTAGCGTTTGGCCTGCCTTTTGAGTTTTTCCTGAATGCCGCGTTCTACCTTGGCCAGGCGTTTCATTCCGTACTTTGCCTGTTTGAAACGGTTGTTGGTACTGGTTTGGGGTTTGAGCAGTCTGCCTCTTGCGGCTTTAAGTGCGCGGTAAATAGTGATGCGGCTGACTTGGTAGTGGCGTGCCGGGGAGGTGACGCTTTCCTTCCCCTGCGTGTAGGCCAGCCAAATGGCTTGGCGGTGGTGCGGGGTGAGACGGGTGTTTTTGTGCATGTTCATGTTTCAGTATTCTCCTGGAAATACTGTAAACAACGCTACTAGTTTCTACAAATAAGGGATCCGGGCCGCCTTTTAGGCGGCAACAGGCACACTTAGCCTGTTAGCCGCTTTCAACAGGTTCAAACACATCGCCTTTAGATGGCTTTGCGCACTCACTTTAATCAACCCGAAATAGGCTGCCCGGGCATAGCGGAATTTACGGTGCAGCGTACCGAAGCTTTGTTCGACCACATAACGGGTCTTCGACAAATATCGGTTGCGTTTGGTTTGTGCTTCCGTCAGCGGACGGTTACGGTGGGCTTTGCGCATAATGCCGTCCAACAACTGATGTTCTTTCAGATGTTGCCGGTTTTCCTTACTGTCATAGCCTTTATCGGCATAGACGGTCGTACCTTCGGCTATCCCTTCCAGCAAAGGTGACAGGTGGTTGCACTCATGGGTATTGGCGGGGGTGATGTGCAGTTTCTCAATATAGCCTTCCGCATCGGTGCGGGTATGTTGTTTGTAACCGAGTTTGTATAAATCGTTTTTCTTTGTCCAACGGGCATCTTTATCTTTGCTCGGTGTGGTTTGGCCGCTGACGTGTCCTTCCTCATCAACTTCTATGGCCTGACGCTGTTTGCTGCCGGCAGTTTGAATAATGGTGGCGTCAATGACGGCGGCGGATGCTTTCTCTACTTTTAGGCCTTTTTCGGTCAGTTGTCGGTTAATCAGTTCCAGCAGTTCGGACAGGGTGTTGTCTTGCGCCAGCCAGTTGCGGTAGCGGCATAAGGTGCTGTAATCGGGGATGCTCAACTCGTCAAAACAGCAAAACAGGTTGAAATCGATGCGGGTGATGAGGCTGTGTTCGAGTTCGGGATCGGAGAGGCTGTGCCATTGTCCGTAGAAGCGCAAGAGCGACGCGAACGAATGAAAAAACAGTTCGCCGATTAAAATATAGATGTAGAAACCTTAAAAGGCCGTCTGAAATACTATTTGCACTCATTCCCGATTTGCCGCAACGGATGTTATCGGGCGGATTGGCAAAAGCGGAATTGCCCGCCGTCCGCACAGGCTTGGGATTCATCGATCGCAAGCTCGGCGGCTTTCTCGAACTGGGCTGGTATGCTTATCAAATGAAGCTCATCGGCACAGGCAACACCCCGCAGCCGAAACGCTCCGCGTGGGCGGAACTGTTCCGCCTGCTGAAAAACATCCGCCAACACCGCCTGCGTTCCGAACGGGCGTAAAAAGTGCGGTGGAATTTTTGCAATTTTTCGCTTAAATTCCATCGCTTGCAGCTACAAAAGTGCGGTCTATTTTACGAATTTTTCTTTATATTCCCCAATAGTAATCTGCGCCCTTCAAATTCCTTGCCGGCAATTTCCAAAGCGAAGCGTTCTTTGTCGGCGTCGCGTACTTTGTCGTGTATGGCACGTAATTCCTGCACGCTAGCACCCAATGCCTTGACGATTTCATCGCCCATTTTCATGGAAGAATAGAAGGTTTCGCGCACTACGAAATCCGCTTCCGCTTTCACTAGGGCCAGCGCATTGCGTCTGTCCCAGGCGCGCACGAACACCTTGGCGTTCGGGTTGATATGATGAATATTTTCCACAATTCTGACCGCACTTTCTCCGTCGTCCACGCATACCGCTACGATGTCGGTGTGTTCTACGCCGCAGGCATGCAGCACGTCGGCGCGGGTGGCTTCGCCGTAATAGACTTTGAAACCGTATTCGCGTGCGACGTTGATGGTGTCGGGATCGTTGTCCAGAATGGAAATGGTGGCACCGTAGGCTAGCGGCATTTGGCTGACCACCTGCCCCATGCGCCCGAATCCGATAATCAGCACGTTGCCGTTGAGTTCGCCCGCATGTTCTTCCACATCGTCCACTGCCGCAGCTGCGCGGGGTTCTTTGGAACAGCGGTCGAACAGCATAACGCTGAAGGGTGTCATAATCATGGAGAGCACCACGATTGCCGTCATATTCGCTAGCACTTCCGCATTAATCGCCCGTTGTACGGCAGCGGAGGCGAGTAATACGAAGGCGAATTCACCGCCCTGCGACATCAGTACGGCGCGGTGTATCGCGGTGTGATGGCTTGCTTTGGCAAAACGCGCCACTCCATAAATGGCAAGGCATTTCAAGATAATCATCAGTACAGTGGCGGAAAGAATTACCTTCCAGTTATTGAGCACCGTTGCCACATCCAGCGACATCCCGACAGCTAAGAAAAATAGCCCGAGCAAAAGGCCTCGGAACGGTTCGATATCCGCTTCAAGCTGATAACGGAAGTCGGATTCCGACAGCAGCACTCCCGCCAGAAACGCACCCATCGCCATAGACAGACCGCCCAGCTCCATTAAATAAGCCGCACCGAGTACCACCAGCAGCGCGGCGGCAGTCATCACCTCGCGTGCTTTGGATTTTGCCAGAATTTTAAACAGCGGATTGAGCAGCCAAATACCTGTCGCAATCAACGCTGCCAAAGAAAGCGCGGCAACACCGATTTTCTGCCATAGCGGTACGGCATCGGCAACGGCATTGGGATTATCGGGTGCTAGAAATGCTACAATCGCCAGCATGGGCACAATCAGCAAATCTTCAAACAGCAAAATGGAGACAATGCGCTGACCTTGCGGTGTGCTGATTTCATGACGTTCGTCCATAATCTGCATGACCATTGCGGTGGAGGTGAGTGTAAAACCTACCGCCGAAATAAACGACATCGCTAAAGAAAAACCGTAAGCCAGCCCGATTAGGGTAAGGAACAGACTGGAAAGCGTCACCTGCAGGGTACCCAAGCCGAAAATCTGATTACGCAATTTCCATAAATGCGACGGCTTCATTTCCAGCCCGATCAAAAACAGAAACATCACCACGCCGAATTCCGCAATATGCAAAATAGCGTGGGAATCGGTAATGAGCTTTAATCCGAAGGGTCCGATAACCAGCCCCGCAGCCAAATAACCCAGAATCGAGCCTAGACCTAAACGTTTAAATAACGGCACGGCAACTACCGCCGCCCCCAATAACACCACCACGTGCAATAAATCGCCGTCAGTCGCTTCTACTGCCATAATTCCTGCCTTTGTTAATTCATAAAAATTTTTCGTATTATAAAGAAAAATCGCCGTAACACAAAAAAGCCGTCATTTGACGGCTTCCTCTAAGAAAAGTGCGGTCGGTTTTTGTTAAATTATTGCACTTTGCCGTCGATTTCGATCGGGGTATATTCCACCGGCAGCCAAGTGTAGCGCCGTTGCTTTCGGCACGGATGTGTCCGATGCTAGGGAAGGGCATATGTGCGCCAGCTATCCAGATTTTACGTGTGGCGGCATCTTTGAGCGCGTCTTGGCGGCTGGCGCGTGCCTGTTTGGGGTCGCTGTCAAACTCAATGGCGATTTCGGGATCAAGCATTTGCAGTGTGTGGTTGTGCATCAAATCGCCCCACACCAGCATGGTTTGTCCTTTTGAAGTGAACTCGATGCCATTGTGCCCAGGCGTATGACCGGGGCTGGGGCGCGAGCGCATTCCGGGTACGACTTCTTCGCCACTCTGATAAAAACGCACTTTACCTGCTTTGGCATAAGGCGCTACGGCTTCACGCGCTAGCGTTGCCAAGCCGCGTAGGGTTTCAGACGGCATTTCAGGCAGCCTGAAAACCTAAAAAGTTCCCTCCTCCATTTATAAAGGAGGACTAGGGGGCGTTCAGACGGCGTTTCAGGTTGCCTGAAACCCCCAAATCTCACACCGCAAAATGCGGCATCACGTTTTCGGCGAAATCCTGAATGGTTTCCAGCGCGCCGCGCCGTGTAGGTTTTAAGTTCACGGTAATGTGTGCCACGCCGTCGGCCTGCTGTTTCTGCCAAAACTCGACGATGCTTTTGGCGCCGCCGCGCAGGTAGATGTTGTTGTAGAACTCGGCGGGCGCGTTCGGGTCTTCCAAGAGTTCGACGAAATTCGCTACGCCAAAGGGTTTCCAGGTTTCGCCGTCGCCCAATTCTTTGAGCGTGTTGACGATGTCGCCCAGTTTTTCGGGAGCGATGCCGTACCAAATCCATGCGTCGCTTTCTCGGGCAATCCATTCCAGCTCTTGGCGGGCGCGGCCAATAGCGAGCATCGGCAAACCGTGTGCGGGTTTGGGCACCAAGTCCAAATTGCCGCTGAATCTGCCGTAGTGTTCGCTATTGAACGCGGGGAATTTTTCCTGCGTCAGGCGGCGGATGATTTGCCACGCTTCGCGGTAGCGTTCGGCGCGGTTGTTGAA
Above is a window of Neisseria mucosa DNA encoding:
- a CDS encoding transposase produces the protein MQILKAFKFELIPNGAQVRKMKQFCGCSRFVFNRALAYQNEQYQKDNSFKFSYAKIANLLPEWKRELVWLKDCHSQVLQQSLKDLEASFKNFFAKRSDFPKFKRKGEKDSFRFPQGCKLEQQNNRIYLPKIGWVRYRNSRAISGSLKNVTVSQKCGKWYVSIQTEFETETPKPNGGEIGIDMGIVRFATLSNGEYFEPINAFKNLKGKLAKLQKRFKNKTKFSKNWQKLKAKIAKLHHKISNIRKNYLHQISSQISKNHAIVYVEDLQVANMSKSAKGNAEQHGKNVKQKSGLNRAILDQSWAEFRRQLAHKLAWNGGFLFAVPPQNTSRCCPSCGHTTKDNRQTQANFECVECGYQNNADVVGAINVLKRGQAIQAA
- a CDS encoding phosphoesterase, which produces MPQTYFTADWHFSHPNIARYCPQFRLQSDNADELNEYLIDCWNRVVTPQDTVYNLGDVCFAKNPAHIEAVLQRLNGQHHLIYGNHDYLIRQNEAHFLNTRKADGHPLLSSASHYLRLKLPEIGNTAILCHYPLYEWDGIHHGLYHLYGHLHDRMAAVKGRALNVGWDMHGRFLTEQDIDSFLRDLPAVQYFDDKQNVIVGNSTEDAAAKVRARLTALNE
- a CDS encoding IS481 family transposase codes for the protein MNMHKNTRLTPHHRQAIWLAYTQGKESVTSPARHYQVSRITIYRALKAARGRLLKPQTSTNNRFKQAKYGMKRLAKVERGIQEKLKRQAKRYNKSYPGELVHLDTKRLPLLKGQKATDKRDYLFVAINDFSRELYAAILPDKTADSAAKFLTEHLIDPCPYLIECVYSDNGTEYKGSANHAFGVACYENGIGQKFTRVARPQTNGKAERVIRILMEMWHEKQSFESPEHRRKELCRFVNFYNTVKPHRSLNGDTPFEVLQAYFSQPVV
- a CDS encoding IS5 family transposase, giving the protein MLIGELFFHSFASLLRFYGQWHSLSDPELEHSLITRIDFNLFCCFDELSIPDYSTLCRYRNWLAQDNTLSELLELINRQLTEKGLKVEKASAAVIDATIIQTAGSKQRQAIEVDEEGHVSGQTTPSKDKDARWTKKNDLYKLGYKQHTRTDAEGYIEKLHITPANTHECNHLSPLLEGIAEGTTVYADKGYDSKENRQHLKEHQLLDGIMRKAHRNRPLTEAQTKRNRYLSKTRYVVEQSFGTLHRKFRYARAAYFGLIKVSAQSHLKAMCLNLLKAANRLSVPVAA
- a CDS encoding potassium transporter — encoded protein: MAVEATDGDLLHVVVLLGAAVVAVPLFKRLGLGSILGYLAAGLVIGPFGLKLITDSHAILHIAEFGVVMFLFLIGLEMKPSHLWKLRNQIFGLGTLQVTLSSLFLTLIGLAYGFSLAMSFISAVGFTLTSTAMVMQIMDERHEISTPQGQRIVSILLFEDLLIVPMLAIVAFLAPDNPNAVADAVPLWQKIGVAALSLAALIATGIWLLNPLFKILAKSKAREVMTAAALLVVLGAAYLMELGGLSMAMGAFLAGVLLSESDFRYQLEADIEPFRGLLLGLFFLAVGMSLDVATVLNNWKVILSATVLMIILKCLAIYGVARFAKASHHTAIHRAVLMSQGGEFAFVLLASAAVQRAINAEVLANMTAIVVLSMIMTPFSVMLFDRCSKEPRAAAAVDDVEEHAGELNGNVLIIGFGRMGQVVSQMPLAYGATISILDNDPDTINVAREYGFKVYYGEATRADVLHACGVEHTDIVAVCVDDGESAVRIVENIHHINPNAKVFVRAWDRRNALALVKAEADFVVRETFYSSMKMGDEIVKALGASVQELRAIHDKVRDADKERFALEIAGKEFEGRRLLLGNIKKNS
- a CDS encoding TIGR03571 family LLM class oxidoreductase, giving the protein MTALKLPERLQNHRGFARTFQPGKLTLGLIAPFKGYPDSPVPEMDDFATVIKAADQSGIATLWVRDVPFYDPSFGDVAQIYDPSVTLGYLAALTQNVALGSAGYVSPLREPVLTAKEAASVEQISGGRFLLGLASGDRPTEYPAFASDFNNRAERYREAWQIIRRLTQEKFPAFNSEHYGRFSGNLDLVPKPAHGLPMLAIGRARQELEWIARESDAWIWYGIAPEKLGDIVNTLKELGDGETWKPFGVANFVELLEDPNAPAEFYNNIYLRGGAKSIVEFWQKQQADGVAHITVNLKPTRRGALETIQDFAENVMPHFAV